The Chryseobacterium aureum genome contains a region encoding:
- a CDS encoding DUF2256 domain-containing protein gives MPSGLPSKICEVCGLPFSWRKKWKKNWDDVKYCSERCRKNKKSTSSGSPKI, from the coding sequence ATGCCTTCAGGATTACCTTCCAAAATCTGTGAAGTCTGCGGGCTTCCCTTCAGTTGGCGGAAAAAATGGAAGAAAAACTGGGACGATGTAAAATATTGCAGCGAAAGATGCCGAAAAAACAAAAAATCAACATCCTCTGGTTCACCAAAGATTTAA
- a CDS encoding DASH family cryptochrome, which translates to MPKKQKINILWFTKDLRTRDSESLYNAMQEDLPFLAIYIFDSDFFAQKQFGGRKIAKFRARFLLKTVENLRQNLARQNIPFSVKYGKTEAIFKDISKEFEVVKIFCQEEWTKEEIDLQAKIKKAVPSATWEKSYSQFLVHPLFVFKVMDKIPMLFTTFRQKIEKNLLIRPEFESENLMYDKKDIPLKSDEISLKRFGFEDFEIDKRSAFPFSGGEDAALKRLHHYFSETQNLSRYKDTRNGLAGADYSSKFSPWLSDGSLSAVTVYYEIKKYEEEFGANDSTYWLIFELLWRDFFRYISLQYKDLIFQKNGINHQNCWAENNKIWIQKWKNGETDSDFVNANMLELKNTGWMSNRGRQNVASYFCKTLKQDWRIGAAYFEEMLMDYDVHSNYGNWMYLAGVGNDNRNRTFNPEKQAEMYDSHQEYRKLWIKQ; encoded by the coding sequence ATGCCGAAAAAACAAAAAATCAACATCCTCTGGTTCACCAAAGATTTAAGAACAAGAGATTCAGAATCCTTATACAACGCGATGCAGGAAGATTTGCCTTTTCTTGCCATCTACATTTTTGATTCTGATTTTTTTGCCCAAAAACAGTTTGGCGGTAGAAAAATTGCGAAATTCAGAGCCCGGTTCCTTCTCAAAACAGTTGAAAATTTAAGACAGAATTTAGCCAGACAGAATATTCCTTTTTCAGTTAAATATGGAAAAACGGAAGCTATTTTCAAAGACATATCCAAAGAATTTGAAGTAGTTAAAATTTTCTGTCAGGAAGAATGGACTAAAGAGGAGATTGATTTACAGGCTAAAATTAAGAAAGCAGTTCCGTCAGCCACCTGGGAAAAATCGTATTCGCAGTTTTTGGTACATCCCCTTTTTGTATTTAAAGTTATGGATAAAATTCCCATGCTTTTCACTACGTTCAGACAGAAAATTGAAAAAAATCTCCTGATTCGTCCTGAATTTGAATCGGAAAATCTGATGTACGACAAAAAAGACATTCCTCTAAAAAGTGATGAAATTTCTTTAAAACGATTCGGTTTTGAAGATTTTGAAATCGATAAAAGATCCGCATTCCCATTTTCAGGCGGAGAAGATGCAGCTTTGAAAAGATTACATCATTATTTCTCGGAAACACAGAATCTGAGCAGATATAAAGACACCCGAAACGGTTTGGCGGGAGCAGATTACAGCTCAAAGTTTTCCCCGTGGCTTTCAGACGGAAGTCTTTCTGCGGTGACGGTTTATTACGAAATTAAGAAATATGAAGAAGAATTCGGAGCTAATGATTCAACGTATTGGCTGATTTTTGAACTGCTGTGGCGGGATTTTTTCAGGTATATTTCTTTACAGTACAAAGATTTAATTTTTCAGAAAAACGGGATCAACCATCAGAATTGTTGGGCTGAGAACAATAAAATATGGATTCAAAAATGGAAGAATGGAGAAACTGATTCCGATTTTGTGAATGCGAATATGCTTGAACTGAAAAATACAGGCTGGATGAGCAACCGCGGTCGTCAGAACGTTGCTTCCTACTTCTGTAAAACTCTGAAACAGGACTGGAGAATTGGGGCCGCCTATTTTGAGGAAATGCTGATGGATTACGATGTTCACAGCAATTATGGCAACTGGATGTATCTGGCCGGAGTAGGAAATGATAACCGTAACAGAACTTTCAATCCCGAAAAACAGGCAGAAATGTATGATTCTCACCAGGAATACAGAAAATTATGGATCAAACAGTAA